A genomic segment from Geitlerinema sp. PCC 9228 encodes:
- a CDS encoding NYN domain-containing protein, with translation MFDRQDSECIFTPEQLWENRGRVAIFIDGSNLFYAALQLGIEIDYTKLLCRLTGRSRLLRSFFYTGVDRTNEKQQGFLLWMRRNGYRVVDKELVQLPDGSKKANLDVEIAVDMMSLVGAYDTAVLVSGDGDLAYAVNAVSYKGARVEVVSLRAMTSDSLINVADRYIDLEAVKEDIQKGDRHHHQHHHPNPYSDRYRSMSGMGMMDSAEEG, from the coding sequence ATGTTCGATCGTCAAGACAGTGAATGCATTTTCACCCCAGAGCAGCTATGGGAAAATCGCGGCCGTGTAGCGATTTTCATCGACGGCTCCAACCTTTTTTATGCGGCTTTGCAGTTAGGGATTGAAATTGACTATACCAAATTATTGTGCCGCCTGACTGGGCGTTCGCGCCTATTGCGTTCTTTCTTTTATACCGGTGTCGATCGCACCAATGAAAAGCAACAAGGATTTTTGTTGTGGATGCGGCGCAACGGTTATCGCGTGGTAGACAAGGAATTGGTGCAATTGCCCGACGGCTCCAAAAAAGCCAACCTCGACGTGGAAATTGCCGTGGATATGATGTCTCTGGTGGGGGCATACGATACGGCTGTACTGGTCAGCGGTGATGGCGACCTTGCCTATGCCGTCAATGCAGTTAGCTATAAAGGTGCGCGGGTCGAAGTGGTGAGCTTGCGTGCCATGACTAGCGATAGCCTGATTAACGTTGCCGATCGCTATATCGACCTAGAAGCGGTTAAAGAAGACATTCAAAAAGGCGATCGCCACCATCACCAACACCATCACCCCAATCCCTACTCCGATCGCTATCGTTCCATGTCTGGGATGGGCATGATGGACTCAGCAGAAGAAGGATAG
- the bchH gene encoding magnesium chelatase subunit H → MKRIVLIAGFESFNSDLYRQAAEIAASRVPELDIHIFSDRDIATQPNAIADALQKADIFFGSLLFDYDQVLWLRENIQHIPIRLAFESALELMSMTQIGKFKIGDRPKGMPKPVKFILDKFSNNREEDKLAGYLSFLKTGPRLLKFIPAKKVQDLRNWLIVYGYWNAGGTNNVAAMFWFLANQYLGLEVGEIPEVAETPNMGLLHPDYQGYFTSPQAYLQWYRQTHPQTTNQPVVAILLYRKHVITQQAYIGKLIRYFEEEQLTPLPIFINGVEGHVAVRDWLTTSYEQSQRQQGNREIASLKEDAATVDAIASTIGFPLVGGPAGSMEAGRQIAVAKQILSAKNIPYIIAAPLLIQDIYSWTRQGIGGLQSVVLYALPELDGAIDTVPLGGLVGEDIYLIPERVKRLTGRIKKWIELRQTPVSQRRIAILLYGFPPGYGATGTAALLNVPRSLIKVLQTLRDAGYDVGELPEDGEELVQRVKAADETLEPRLAKEPGTKVSVKTLERWLGYLLTTRIEKHWHPLTGTGIKTYGDEFHLGGIQLGNVWIGVQPPLGIAGDPMRLLFERDLTPHPQYTAFYKWLQNKFQAHAVIHFGMHGTVEWLPGSPLGNTGYSWPDILLGNIPNLYLYAANNPSESMLAKRRGYGVLLSHNVPPYGRAGLYKELMVLRDLIAEYREDPQKNADLREAICQKITDAGLDADCPFQEAKKLGMSFTPENARMFSPQVLNEYFVQVYEYLQVLEQRLFSSGLHVFGENPTPEQIESYLTAYFNDRLPPEVLAKIARQEEISSEVAKTLPEEHLETAVQIRDLLLQTDQELTNLLRGLNGEYIPPAPGGDLLRDGPGVLPTGRNIHALDPYRMPSDAALVRGREIARKTISQHWEAHQAYPETIAVLLWGLDAIKTKGESLGIVLELVGAEPIKEGTGRIVRYGLRPLESLDHPRIDVLANLSGIFRDTFANIIELLDDLFGRAAAAEEPCDRNFIRKHVLELKEQGVENPTARMFSNPAGDFGSMVNEQVIDSSWESQEELAQTWSQRNGYSYGRQDNGQARPEVLNSLLKGCDRIVQEIDSVEYGLTDIQEYYANTGGLKLAAEKQKGSKVETSFIESFSQDTTPRKLEDILRMEYRTKLLNPKWANQMADQGSGGAYEISQRMTALIGWGGTANFHDDWVYDQAAQTYAFDPEMAKKLREANPEAFRNLVGRMLEAKSRGFWSADEEKIERLQALYDEAEADVEGVTW, encoded by the coding sequence ATGAAACGCATCGTCCTCATTGCCGGGTTCGAATCTTTCAACAGCGACCTGTACCGCCAAGCCGCCGAAATTGCCGCATCTCGCGTACCAGAACTCGATATTCATATTTTTAGCGATCGCGACATCGCCACACAACCCAACGCGATTGCCGACGCCTTACAAAAAGCAGATATATTCTTTGGCAGCCTACTGTTCGACTACGACCAAGTATTGTGGCTGCGAGAAAACATCCAACACATTCCCATTCGCCTCGCCTTCGAGTCTGCCCTAGAACTCATGAGCATGACTCAAATCGGTAAATTCAAAATCGGCGATCGCCCCAAAGGCATGCCCAAACCAGTAAAATTTATTCTTGATAAATTTAGCAACAATCGCGAAGAAGACAAACTCGCCGGTTACCTCAGCTTTCTCAAAACCGGACCCAGACTCCTAAAATTCATCCCCGCCAAAAAAGTTCAAGACCTGCGCAACTGGCTCATCGTCTACGGCTACTGGAACGCCGGCGGTACCAATAACGTCGCCGCCATGTTCTGGTTCCTCGCCAACCAATACCTGGGATTGGAAGTCGGCGAAATCCCCGAAGTTGCCGAAACCCCCAACATGGGATTGCTGCATCCCGACTACCAAGGATATTTCACCTCCCCCCAAGCCTACTTGCAGTGGTACCGCCAAACCCATCCCCAAACGACCAACCAGCCAGTGGTAGCCATTTTGCTGTACCGCAAACACGTCATCACCCAACAAGCCTACATCGGCAAACTGATTCGCTACTTTGAAGAAGAACAATTAACCCCCCTACCCATCTTCATCAACGGCGTAGAAGGTCACGTTGCCGTGCGCGATTGGCTCACCACCAGCTACGAACAAAGCCAACGCCAACAAGGAAATCGGGAAATTGCTTCCTTGAAAGAGGATGCCGCCACCGTAGACGCGATCGCTTCCACCATTGGTTTTCCCCTGGTCGGCGGTCCCGCCGGGTCCATGGAAGCCGGCAGACAAATCGCCGTCGCCAAACAAATCTTATCCGCCAAAAACATTCCTTATATAATTGCCGCTCCCCTATTGATTCAAGACATTTATTCCTGGACCCGGCAAGGCATCGGTGGTTTGCAAAGCGTAGTTCTGTATGCCTTGCCAGAACTGGATGGTGCCATCGATACCGTTCCCCTAGGTGGCTTGGTCGGAGAAGATATTTATCTCATTCCCGAACGAGTCAAACGCCTGACCGGTAGAATCAAAAAATGGATCGAACTGCGGCAAACCCCCGTTTCCCAACGCCGCATTGCCATTCTACTGTACGGATTTCCTCCTGGATACGGTGCCACCGGAACCGCAGCTTTGCTCAACGTACCGCGATCGCTCATCAAAGTATTGCAAACCCTGCGCGATGCCGGCTACGACGTGGGCGAACTCCCCGAAGACGGCGAAGAACTGGTGCAACGGGTCAAAGCAGCCGACGAAACCCTAGAACCACGTTTGGCCAAAGAACCGGGAACCAAAGTGAGCGTCAAAACCTTAGAACGCTGGTTGGGATACTTGCTAACCACGCGCATCGAAAAACACTGGCATCCCCTCACCGGAACCGGCATCAAAACCTATGGCGACGAATTTCATTTAGGCGGCATCCAACTGGGCAATGTTTGGATTGGCGTACAGCCACCCTTGGGCATTGCCGGCGATCCCATGCGATTGTTATTCGAGCGCGATTTAACCCCTCACCCGCAATACACCGCCTTTTATAAATGGTTGCAAAATAAATTCCAAGCCCATGCCGTGATTCACTTTGGCATGCACGGTACCGTAGAATGGCTGCCCGGTTCGCCTTTGGGAAATACCGGTTATTCTTGGCCGGATATTTTACTGGGCAACATTCCCAATCTCTATCTCTACGCCGCCAACAATCCTTCCGAATCCATGCTAGCCAAACGTCGGGGATACGGCGTTCTGCTTTCCCACAACGTTCCTCCCTACGGTCGCGCTGGCTTGTACAAAGAATTGATGGTGCTGCGGGATTTGATTGCCGAATATCGGGAGGATCCGCAGAAAAATGCTGACTTGCGGGAAGCCATTTGTCAGAAAATTACTGATGCGGGGTTGGATGCGGATTGTCCTTTCCAAGAGGCGAAAAAGCTAGGCATGTCTTTTACCCCGGAAAACGCGCGCATGTTCAGTCCGCAGGTTCTTAACGAGTATTTTGTCCAAGTTTACGAGTACCTGCAAGTTTTGGAACAGCGTTTGTTTTCCTCGGGATTGCATGTGTTTGGGGAAAATCCCACGCCGGAACAAATCGAATCTTATTTAACGGCTTATTTCAACGACCGATTGCCACCAGAGGTGTTGGCAAAAATTGCCCGTCAGGAAGAAATTTCCTCGGAAGTGGCAAAAACGCTACCAGAGGAACATTTGGAAACGGCCGTTCAAATTCGCGATTTGCTCTTGCAAACCGACCAAGAACTGACGAACTTGCTGCGGGGATTGAATGGGGAATACATTCCGCCAGCGCCTGGTGGGGATTTGCTGCGCGATGGACCCGGCGTGTTGCCAACGGGTCGCAATATTCACGCGCTGGACCCCTATCGTATGCCTTCGGATGCGGCGTTGGTGAGAGGTCGCGAAATTGCCCGCAAGACGATTTCCCAACATTGGGAGGCGCATCAAGCCTATCCGGAAACCATTGCGGTGTTGCTGTGGGGGTTGGATGCGATTAAGACCAAAGGGGAGTCTTTGGGAATTGTGCTGGAGTTGGTTGGCGCGGAACCGATTAAGGAAGGAACGGGTCGTATTGTTCGCTATGGGTTGCGACCTTTGGAAAGTTTGGACCATCCCCGGATTGATGTTTTGGCGAATTTATCGGGGATTTTCCGGGATACGTTTGCTAATATTATTGAGTTGTTGGATGATTTGTTTGGTAGGGCGGCGGCAGCGGAGGAACCTTGCGATCGCAATTTTATTCGCAAGCATGTTTTGGAATTAAAAGAACAAGGGGTGGAAAATCCCACGGCGCGGATGTTTTCCAATCCGGCTGGCGATTTTGGTTCTATGGTCAACGAACAGGTCATCGATAGCAGTTGGGAATCACAAGAGGAACTGGCGCAAACTTGGTCGCAACGTAATGGATATAGCTACGGTCGCCAGGATAACGGGCAAGCCAGACCGGAGGTGTTAAACTCGCTGTTGAAAGGATGCGATCGCATTGTCCAGGAAATTGATTCGGTAGAGTACGGTCTGACGGATATTCAGGAATATTACGCCAATACGGGAGGCTTGAAGCTAGCGGCGGAAAAACAAAAAGGCAGCAAGGTAGAAACGAGCTTTATTGAGAGTTTTTCTCAAGATACCACGCCGCGTAAGTTAGAAGATATTCTACGGATGGAATATCGGACCAAACTATTAAATCCCAAATGGGCGAATCAGATGGCTGACCAAGGGTCTGGCGGCGCTTACGAGATTTCCCAACGGATGACGGCGTTGATTGGTTGGGGCGGTACGGCGAATTTTCACGATGATTGGGTGTACGACCAGGCGGCGCAGACCTATGCGTTTGACCCGGAGATGGCGAAGAAGTTACGGGAAGCGAATCCGGAGGCTTTCCGCAATTTGGTGGGGCGGATGTTGGAAGCGAAAAGCCGTGGGTTCTGGTCTGCGGATGAGGAGAAAATTGAGCGATTGCAGGCGTTGTACGATGAGGCGGAGGCTGATGTAGAGGGGGTGACATGGTGA
- a CDS encoding D-alanyl-D-alanine carboxypeptidase has translation MWEPFSASLLALWLQGSNRSIPYAESAQMLLWPAFPSTTLVTAEGSCHSRIQCAIAQHVQTYTNTLAQQGWSPSQQGIWIQSGWQVLANHRGKQAFPAASLTKIATSLAALTRWDVDREFETLVGSNGAIEGGILQGDLIVVGGGDPLFVWEEAIAVANRLQQLGIDRVAGDLVISGDFAMNYERDPKKAGNLFKKAFNAENWPSEAISQHAQMPSPTPQPRLAIAGEVRSRNHPPARFTPFLRHRSLPLVEILKQMNIYSNNAMAEMLADLVGGASQVAGMAAREAAVASDEIQLENGSGLGLGNQVSPRAACAMFLAIQRHLQPHGFSVADLFPVAGRDRGTLVGRNLPEATIVKTGTLGQVSALAGLLPTRDQGWVCFATIDRGTDIPLFRQQQDWLLQNLQQDLGKNQHLSLIPFGRDRAAIAKQEPFLGDPGRQEVLLGG, from the coding sequence GTGTGGGAACCTTTCAGTGCTAGTTTGCTAGCTTTGTGGTTGCAAGGATCCAATCGTTCGATTCCCTATGCCGAATCAGCCCAAATGTTGCTGTGGCCTGCCTTTCCCAGTACGACTTTGGTGACTGCTGAAGGCAGCTGTCACAGCCGCATTCAGTGCGCGATCGCCCAACATGTCCAAACGTATACCAACACTTTAGCACAGCAAGGATGGTCCCCATCCCAACAAGGAATATGGATCCAGTCGGGATGGCAGGTACTAGCCAACCACCGGGGCAAGCAGGCGTTCCCCGCTGCTTCTTTGACCAAAATTGCCACTTCTTTGGCGGCTCTGACACGCTGGGATGTCGATCGCGAGTTCGAGACCTTGGTGGGGAGCAATGGGGCGATTGAAGGTGGCATTTTGCAGGGAGATTTGATTGTGGTGGGTGGTGGCGATCCGCTGTTTGTTTGGGAAGAAGCGATCGCGGTGGCCAATCGCTTGCAACAGTTGGGCATCGATCGCGTTGCTGGGGATTTAGTAATTTCCGGTGATTTTGCCATGAACTACGAGCGCGACCCCAAAAAAGCCGGCAACTTGTTTAAAAAGGCGTTCAATGCCGAAAATTGGCCGTCTGAAGCCATTTCCCAGCATGCCCAGATGCCGTCACCAACGCCCCAACCGCGCCTGGCGATCGCGGGGGAAGTCCGCAGCAGAAACCATCCTCCAGCCAGATTTACGCCGTTTCTACGCCATCGTTCTTTGCCGTTGGTCGAAATTCTCAAACAAATGAATATTTACAGCAACAATGCCATGGCTGAAATGCTAGCGGATTTGGTGGGAGGTGCCTCCCAAGTAGCAGGAATGGCGGCTAGGGAAGCGGCTGTTGCGAGTGATGAAATCCAACTGGAAAATGGTTCTGGTTTGGGACTGGGCAATCAAGTTTCGCCGCGAGCGGCCTGTGCCATGTTCCTCGCCATCCAACGCCACTTACAACCCCATGGCTTCAGCGTGGCCGATTTGTTTCCCGTCGCCGGTCGCGATCGCGGTACGTTGGTGGGACGCAATCTCCCGGAAGCTACCATTGTCAAAACCGGCACCTTAGGCCAGGTCAGTGCTTTGGCTGGCTTGTTGCCCACCCGAGACCAAGGATGGGTCTGTTTCGCCACCATCGACCGCGGCACCGATATTCCTCTGTTCCGGCAGCAACAAGACTGGCTGTTACAAAATTTGCAGCAAGATTTGGGCAAAAACCAACATTTATCTCTCATTCCGTTTGGTCGCGATCGCGCTGCCATAGCCAAGCAGGAGCCATTTCTAGGCGATCCCGGGCGTCAGGAGGTTTTGTTGGGTGGATAG
- the lptC gene encoding LPS export ABC transporter periplasmic protein LptC, with amino-acid sequence MVTSFFHKHRQQTVAGFFFFLLLAATAGCGSEEASEPETSSETNIRERIENELTFDDVTLKQLNSAGERLWTVEAIEAAYNQSRSVASVKNPQGDLYQEGQVAYEVEGDTGTIYEDGKKIVLQGNVIAKQKKDGAVLYGDEMEWYPQQDLLLVRGNLRGVQEQTEVLAKEGKVYNQQSRVELSGDVVMTDKDARVRLKTQQVVWELDAERASSETQVNIERYAQDNPEQIRDRATANRGEVQLDQEIATLQQNAEVVLGDPPITVNSDRLEWNIQQATVNAPTAVTMFHRQQEFTLQGDQGLLDLQQRTLFAKGNVVATSALDESRLESNRLLWNLEAETFTATGEVFYRQSDPAMTSTGPQAKGRLQEQQIVLEGGRVVTEIVP; translated from the coding sequence GTGGTCACTTCATTTTTTCACAAGCACAGACAGCAAACAGTTGCTGGTTTTTTCTTTTTTTTACTGCTAGCGGCAACCGCCGGTTGTGGGTCTGAGGAAGCAAGCGAACCTGAAACCAGTTCCGAAACCAATATCCGCGAACGCATCGAGAACGAACTAACCTTCGATGATGTTACTTTAAAACAGCTCAATTCCGCAGGGGAACGTTTGTGGACCGTTGAAGCCATCGAAGCCGCCTACAATCAAAGCCGTAGCGTTGCTTCCGTGAAAAACCCGCAGGGAGATCTGTATCAAGAGGGTCAAGTTGCCTACGAAGTGGAAGGCGATACCGGCACCATCTACGAAGATGGGAAAAAGATTGTGCTGCAGGGCAACGTCATTGCCAAGCAAAAGAAAGATGGTGCAGTTTTGTACGGGGATGAGATGGAATGGTATCCCCAACAAGACCTGTTATTGGTGCGGGGCAATCTTCGCGGGGTGCAAGAGCAAACCGAAGTTTTGGCTAAGGAAGGGAAAGTTTACAACCAACAAAGTCGCGTGGAACTCAGCGGTGACGTGGTGATGACAGATAAAGATGCCCGGGTGCGGCTGAAAACCCAACAAGTGGTTTGGGAACTCGATGCCGAACGAGCCAGCAGCGAAACTCAAGTGAATATCGAACGTTACGCACAAGACAATCCAGAACAAATCCGCGATCGCGCCACCGCCAACCGCGGTGAAGTTCAGTTAGACCAAGAAATTGCCACCTTACAGCAAAACGCCGAAGTCGTCTTAGGCGACCCTCCCATTACGGTAAACAGCGATCGCTTGGAGTGGAACATCCAACAGGCAACAGTGAACGCCCCCACCGCCGTCACCATGTTCCATCGCCAGCAAGAATTTACCCTCCAAGGCGACCAAGGCTTGCTCGACCTCCAGCAGCGAACTCTTTTTGCCAAAGGAAACGTCGTCGCCACTTCTGCTTTAGACGAATCCCGGTTAGAGTCCAATCGCTTGCTGTGGAATTTAGAAGCAGAAACCTTTACTGCCACCGGCGAGGTTTTTTACCGCCAAAGCGACCCAGCTATGACATCCACCGGACCCCAAGCGAAGGGCAGACTTCAAGAGCAACAAATTGTACTCGAAGGAGGTCGGGTGGTGACGGAGATTGTGCCTTAG
- a CDS encoding alpha/beta fold hydrolase — protein MNHKHHLHVLSPTPENQHYPLLIYFPGMDSTGELLTSQVPDLRKVFDVRCLQLPPSDRSDWQTLVDEVVGLLEKEKRSHPMRPIYLLGESFGGCWAVKVALAASGWFDRLILCNPASSFREQTLMAWGSCLLAWMPNFLQPVSAIALLPFLASLHRISPDNRQKLIRAMQSVPAETTSWRLSLLRDFDVTLEQLRSLRQPILAIASGSDRLLPSVQEVQRYIDNCPNAEMVVLPKSGHACLLETETNLYKIMKAHKFLPRMPVREQLSQRQAS, from the coding sequence ATGAACCACAAACATCACTTGCACGTTCTCTCACCCACCCCCGAAAACCAACACTATCCCTTATTAATTTATTTCCCAGGCATGGATAGTACGGGAGAACTGCTCACTTCCCAAGTACCAGACTTGCGCAAGGTTTTTGACGTGCGTTGCTTGCAACTTCCCCCAAGCGATCGCTCGGATTGGCAAACGTTGGTGGATGAAGTGGTAGGATTGCTGGAAAAGGAAAAACGATCGCATCCCATGCGCCCTATCTACCTGCTGGGGGAATCCTTTGGTGGCTGTTGGGCGGTGAAAGTGGCGCTAGCGGCTTCGGGATGGTTTGACCGACTGATTCTGTGCAATCCCGCTTCCTCGTTTCGAGAACAAACCTTAATGGCGTGGGGATCGTGCTTGTTGGCTTGGATGCCCAATTTCTTACAACCGGTATCCGCGATCGCTTTGCTTCCCTTTTTAGCATCTTTGCATCGCATTTCCCCAGACAATCGCCAAAAACTAATTCGTGCCATGCAATCGGTGCCAGCAGAAACCACCAGTTGGCGTTTATCCCTGCTGCGAGATTTTGATGTCACCCTAGAACAATTGCGCAGCCTTCGTCAACCAATTTTAGCGATCGCCAGTGGCAGCGACCGACTCTTGCCTTCCGTACAAGAAGTGCAGCGATACATCGACAACTGCCCCAACGCGGAAATGGTGGTTTTACCCAAAAGCGGCCATGCTTGCTTGCTCGAAACAGAAACCAATCTCTACAAAATCATGAAAGCACATAAATTCCTACCGCGAATGCCCGTTCGAGAACAGCTATCCCAACGCCAAGCCAGCTAG
- a CDS encoding nucleoside 2-deoxyribosyltransferase: MALQIYLAAPLFSAAEQNFNARLAKAIETKGNPVFLPQAECAQLQEIGEIYRTCREGIERSHVVVAILDGADADSGTCWECGYATGMGIPVIALRTDLRQSGDVKGFNAMLYASANTVILAEAQDDIDRQMDDLAAKIVNSLETAIEKA; this comes from the coding sequence ATGGCACTGCAAATTTATTTGGCTGCCCCTTTGTTTTCGGCGGCGGAACAGAATTTTAATGCTCGGTTGGCAAAAGCGATTGAGACGAAGGGAAATCCGGTGTTTCTGCCACAGGCGGAATGCGCGCAGTTGCAGGAGATTGGCGAGATTTATCGCACTTGTCGGGAGGGAATTGAGCGATCGCATGTGGTTGTTGCTATTCTAGATGGTGCGGATGCAGATTCGGGTACTTGTTGGGAATGCGGCTATGCTACGGGTATGGGCATTCCCGTGATTGCTTTGCGTACAGATTTGCGTCAGTCTGGCGATGTGAAAGGCTTTAATGCTATGTTATATGCGTCTGCCAATACGGTGATTTTGGCGGAGGCTCAAGATGATATAGACCGGCAAATGGATGATTTGGCTGCCAAGATTGTCAACAGTTTGGAAACAGCGATCGAAAAAGCTTAG
- a CDS encoding lysophospholipid acyltransferase family protein, translated as MSATSALQMSQWCLRLFQVQTSIIHRDRLPADTSAIAVSNHRSFLDAPLMMVAMNRPIRFACHHYMGQVPLMRDLVTAWGCFPLESVQMRQQQFFQQASQFLQSRQVVGIFPEGAAPMVQYRSQRQVGSFQRGFAHLALRSPTPELAVVPIAIISEDEIVQSPIPVKLLSWFDPSEPLFQQDAWHPVVLYRQVTVAIGRPFWITAPRREAYQGKQAKEMVKEVSQYCYQEVTDLLRAGF; from the coding sequence ATGTCTGCTACGTCTGCCTTACAAATGTCTCAGTGGTGTCTGAGACTGTTTCAAGTGCAAACTTCTATTATCCACCGCGATCGCTTGCCGGCGGATACATCCGCTATTGCTGTTAGCAATCACCGCAGCTTTCTCGATGCCCCCTTAATGATGGTGGCAATGAACCGTCCCATTCGCTTTGCCTGCCACCATTATATGGGACAAGTACCTTTGATGCGGGATTTGGTAACGGCTTGGGGGTGCTTTCCTTTAGAGTCGGTGCAAATGCGCCAGCAACAGTTTTTCCAGCAAGCTTCCCAGTTTTTACAAAGCCGCCAAGTGGTGGGGATTTTCCCCGAGGGGGCAGCCCCTATGGTGCAGTATCGTTCCCAACGACAGGTAGGGTCATTCCAGCGGGGATTTGCTCATTTGGCTTTGCGATCGCCCACGCCGGAACTAGCTGTAGTTCCCATTGCCATTATCTCGGAAGACGAAATCGTACAATCTCCCATCCCGGTCAAATTGCTATCTTGGTTCGATCCTTCAGAACCCCTTTTCCAGCAAGATGCTTGGCATCCAGTGGTATTGTATCGCCAGGTGACGGTTGCCATTGGGCGTCCTTTTTGGATTACGGCCCCTCGCCGCGAAGCCTATCAAGGCAAACAAGCCAAGGAAATGGTCAAGGAGGTTTCCCAATACTGCTACCAGGAAGTTACCGATTTGTTACGAGCAGGGTTCTAA
- the metG gene encoding methionine--tRNA ligase, producing the protein MNQMDVKREKFTLTTPLYYVNALPHIGSAYTTMAADASARFQRLQGKSVRLVTGTDEHGQKIQRTAQEAGRSPQEYCDEIATGFDRLWQKLDIQYDRFIRTTDPRHEILVKEFFQRVWDAGDIYLGRQTGWYCVSCEEFKDERELLEEHYCPIHPNKQTEWRDEENYFFRLSKYQSQLEDLYAQHPEFIQPEMRRNEVLNFVKQGLQDFSISRVNLDWGFPVPGDPSHTLYVWFDALLGYITALVEPGEEPNLENAAQWLPFDLHLIGKDILRFHVVYWPAMLMSAQLPLPKCVFGHGFLTKDGQKMGKSLGNTLDPYQLADRYGADAVRYYFLKEIEFGRDGDFNHTRFINTLNADLANDLGNLLNRSLNMSRKYCNGKLPNIAAEDIADSNPLKQMGQQVGEKVKKAYQQLGYSEACQAILELVRTGNKYIDEQEPWTLYKQKQQAAVEEILYAVLESVRVAAYLLSPVVPQLSTKIYQQLGWAVNFEDQAAIGEKAPYSVHSRWGILPANQPIEKPQPVFRRLEE; encoded by the coding sequence GTGAATCAAATGGATGTAAAACGAGAAAAATTTACGCTTACGACCCCTCTATACTATGTAAATGCCCTTCCCCACATTGGTAGCGCGTACACCACCATGGCCGCCGATGCCAGTGCGAGGTTTCAACGCCTGCAGGGGAAATCCGTGCGATTGGTTACCGGAACCGACGAACACGGTCAAAAAATTCAACGTACCGCTCAAGAAGCCGGGCGATCGCCGCAAGAGTATTGCGACGAAATAGCAACTGGTTTCGATCGCCTGTGGCAAAAACTTGACATTCAATACGACCGTTTTATTCGCACCACCGATCCCCGCCACGAAATTCTGGTGAAAGAATTCTTTCAAAGGGTGTGGGATGCCGGAGATATTTATCTAGGCCGGCAAACCGGATGGTACTGCGTTTCCTGCGAAGAATTTAAAGACGAGCGGGAACTGCTAGAAGAGCACTACTGCCCCATCCATCCCAACAAGCAAACCGAATGGCGGGATGAAGAAAACTACTTTTTCCGTCTGAGCAAATATCAAAGCCAGCTAGAAGATTTGTACGCCCAACATCCCGAGTTTATTCAACCGGAAATGCGACGCAACGAAGTGCTGAACTTCGTCAAGCAAGGGTTGCAAGACTTTTCCATTTCTCGGGTTAACTTAGATTGGGGATTCCCCGTACCCGGCGATCCCAGCCATACCCTTTACGTTTGGTTTGATGCGCTGTTGGGATACATCACCGCCCTAGTGGAACCCGGCGAAGAACCCAACTTAGAAAATGCCGCGCAATGGTTGCCCTTTGACCTGCATTTAATTGGCAAAGACATCCTACGCTTTCACGTGGTTTATTGGCCGGCCATGCTCATGTCTGCCCAACTCCCCTTGCCCAAATGCGTTTTCGGTCATGGTTTCCTAACCAAAGACGGACAAAAAATGGGCAAAAGCCTGGGCAATACCCTCGACCCCTATCAACTAGCGGATCGCTACGGTGCCGACGCCGTTCGGTATTATTTCTTAAAAGAAATTGAATTTGGCCGCGACGGCGATTTTAACCACACTCGTTTTATCAACACGCTCAACGCCGATTTGGCCAACGATTTGGGGAACTTGCTCAACCGCAGCTTGAACATGAGCCGCAAATATTGTAATGGTAAATTACCAAATATCGCCGCTGAGGACATTGCTGATAGCAACCCGCTCAAGCAAATGGGGCAGCAGGTCGGCGAAAAAGTAAAGAAAGCTTACCAGCAACTTGGCTATAGCGAAGCTTGTCAAGCTATCCTAGAGTTGGTAAGAACTGGTAATAAATACATAGACGAGCAAGAACCCTGGACTCTTTACAAGCAGAAACAGCAAGCTGCTGTAGAAGAGATTTTGTACGCGGTTTTGGAATCAGTGCGCGTAGCAGCTTACCTGCTTTCTCCAGTTGTGCCCCAATTAAGTACAAAGATTTACCAGCAGTTGGGGTGGGCGGTAAATTTTGAAGACCAAGCAGCAATTGGTGAAAAAGCTCCATATTCCGTGCATTCTCGCTGGGGAATCTTGCCTGCCAACCAACCAATTGAAAAACCCCAACCCGTATTTCGCCGTTTGGAGGAATAG